One genomic segment of Vulpes vulpes isolate BD-2025 chromosome 2, VulVul3, whole genome shotgun sequence includes these proteins:
- the ECSCR gene encoding endothelial cell-specific chemotaxis regulator isoform X2, translating into MGTVRAARLCGAILGFLLLQGHHSQPMTMQTSRFQGNSSSSEPRSSSSPASAGTPDTSQNITPISTTMSLRIREDSTILPSPTSETVLTVAAFGVISFIVILVVVVIILVSVVSLRFKCRKNKESEDPQKPGSSGLSESCSTANGEKDSITLISMKNINMNNSKGCPTAEKVL; encoded by the exons ATGGGCACCGTCAGAGCGGCGCGGCTGTGCGGGGCGATCCTTGGCTTCCTCCTGCTCCAAG GCCACCACTCCCAGCCCATGACGATGCAGACATCTCGGTTTCAGG GAAATAGCTCTTCCTCAGAGCCCAGAAGCTCAAGCTCTCCGGCCAGTGCTGGGACCCCAG ACACTTCTCAAAATATTACTCCCATATCAACCACCATGAGCCTGAGGATAAGAGAAGACTCAACCATTTTGCCCAGCCCCACGTCAGAGACGGTGCTCACTGTGGCTGCATTTG GTGTTATCAGCTTCATTGTCATCCTAGTGGTTGTGGTGATCATCCTAGTCAGTGTGGTCAGTCTAAGGTTTAAGTGTCGGAAGAACAAGGAGTCTGAAG ATCCCCAGAAACCTGGGAGTTCGGGGTTATCTGAAAG CTGCTCCACAGCCAACGGAGAGAAAGACAGCATCACCCTGATCTCTATGAAGAATATCAACATGAATAACAGCAAAGGATGCCCCACCGCAGAGAAG GTTCTTTAG
- the ECSCR gene encoding endothelial cell-specific chemotaxis regulator isoform X1 — MGTVRAARLCGAILGFLLLQGHHSQPMTMQTSRFQGAFGKPSLITEPLSSNTGNSSSSEPRSSSSPASAGTPDTSQNITPISTTMSLRIREDSTILPSPTSETVLTVAAFGVISFIVILVVVVIILVSVVSLRFKCRKNKESEDPQKPGSSGLSESCSTANGEKDSITLISMKNINMNNSKGCPTAEKVL, encoded by the exons ATGGGCACCGTCAGAGCGGCGCGGCTGTGCGGGGCGATCCTTGGCTTCCTCCTGCTCCAAG GCCACCACTCCCAGCCCATGACGATGCAGACATCTCGGTTTCAGG GAGCCTTTGGCAAACCAAGTCTGATCACAGAACCACTTTCTTCCAATACAG GAAATAGCTCTTCCTCAGAGCCCAGAAGCTCAAGCTCTCCGGCCAGTGCTGGGACCCCAG ACACTTCTCAAAATATTACTCCCATATCAACCACCATGAGCCTGAGGATAAGAGAAGACTCAACCATTTTGCCCAGCCCCACGTCAGAGACGGTGCTCACTGTGGCTGCATTTG GTGTTATCAGCTTCATTGTCATCCTAGTGGTTGTGGTGATCATCCTAGTCAGTGTGGTCAGTCTAAGGTTTAAGTGTCGGAAGAACAAGGAGTCTGAAG ATCCCCAGAAACCTGGGAGTTCGGGGTTATCTGAAAG CTGCTCCACAGCCAACGGAGAGAAAGACAGCATCACCCTGATCTCTATGAAGAATATCAACATGAATAACAGCAAAGGATGCCCCACCGCAGAGAAG GTTCTTTAG
- the SMIM33 gene encoding small integral membrane protein 33: MHQAGHHPWSFPAVNSSAGQEPQKQLPEVLGGAWGPPLGDGLPLLTIIVAAFVLLAVCIVVAVHFGPRLHQGHATLPTEPPAPKPEDGIYLIHWRILGPQDNHEGAQQEPPASGSCLVPDGPRLSMDEVTYL, encoded by the exons ATGCACCAG GCTGGCCACCATCCCTGGTCTTTTCCAGCTGTGAACAGCTCAGCAGGGCAGGAGCCCCAGAAGCAACTCCCAGAGGTGCTTGGTGGGGCCTGGGGACCACCTCTAGGGGACGGACTGCCCCTGCTCACCATCATTGTTGCTGCCTTTGTCCTGCTGGCAGTCTGCATTGTGGTGGCTGTCCACTTTGGGCCAAGACTACATCAGGGCCATGCCACTCTCCCCACAGAGCCACCAGCCCCAAAGCCGGAGGACGGCATCTACCTCATCCACTGGCGAATACTGGGTCCCCAGGACAATCATGAAGGTGCTCAGCAGGAacctcctgcctctggctcctgccTTGTGCCAGATGGACCTAGGCTCAGCATGGATGAAGTCACTTATCTGTAG
- the STING1 gene encoding stimulator of interferon genes protein isoform X3: MLALLGLSQALNILLELQGLAPAEVSAVCEKRNFNVAHGLAWSYFIGYLRLILPGLPARIQALHNNMLQGIGSHRLHILLPLDCGVPDDLSVVDPNIRFLYELPQQSADRAGIKRRVYTNSVYELREKGQPAGICVLEYATPLQTLFAMSQDGRAGFSREDRLEQAKLFCRTLEDILADAPELQNNCRLIVYQEPAEGSSFSLSQEILRHLRQEEREVTMGSMDTSIVHSSSTLSQEPNLFISGLEQPLPLRTDVF, translated from the exons ATGCTTGCCCTCCTCGGCCTCTCACAGGCACTAAATATCCTCCTGGAGCTCCAG GGCCTAGCCCCAGCTGAGGTCTCTGCAGTCTGTGAAAAAAGGAACTTCAACGTGGCCCATGGGCTGGCATGGTCATACTTTATTGGGTACCTGCGGCTAATCCTGCCAG GGCTTCCAGCCCGGATACAGGCATTGCACAACAACATGCTACAGGGCATAGGGAGCCATCGGCTGCACATCCTCTTGCCATTGGACTGTGGGGTGCCTGATGACCTGAGTGTGGTCGATCCCAACATTCGCTTCCTATATGAGCTGCCCCAGCAAAGTGCTGACCGTGCTGGCATCAAGCGCCGGGTTTACACCAACAGCGTCTATGAACTTCGGGAAAAAGGGCAACCG GCAGGTATCTGTGTCCTGGAGTATGCCACCCCGTTGCAGACCCTTTTTGCCATGTCACAGGATGGCCGAGCTGGCTTTAGCCGGGAGGATCGGCTTGAGCAGGCCAAACTCTTCTGCCGGACGCTTGAAGACATCCTGGCAGATGCCCCTGAGTTGCAGAACAACTGCCGCCTCATTGTCTACCAAG AACCTGCAGAGGGCAGCAGCTTCTCCCTGTCACAGGAGATTCTCCGGCACCTGcggcaggaggaaagggaggttACTATGGGCAGCATGGACACCTCGATCGTACACAGCTCCTCTACACTGTCCCAAGAGCCCAATCTCTTCATCAGTGGCTTGGAACAGCCTCTCCCACTCCGCACAGATGTCTTCTGA
- the STING1 gene encoding stimulator of interferon genes protein isoform X1, translating into MLQASLHPSIPRPRGTRAQKAALVLLAVCLGALWGLGELPEHILRWLVLHLASLQLGLLFKGVCYLPEELCHLHSRYQGSYWRATRACLGCPIRCGALLLLSCYFYGSLPNIAGLPFTWMLALLGLSQALNILLELQGLAPAEVSAVCEKRNFNVAHGLAWSYFIGYLRLILPGLPARIQALHNNMLQGIGSHRLHILLPLDCGVPDDLSVVDPNIRFLYELPQQSADRAGIKRRVYTNSVYELREKGQPAGICVLEYATPLQTLFAMSQDGRAGFSREDRLEQAKLFCRTLEDILADAPELQNNCRLIVYQEPAEGSSFSLSQEILRHLRQEEREVTMGSMDTSIVHSSSTLSQEPNLFISGLEQPLPLRTDVF; encoded by the exons ATGCTCCAGGCTAGCCTGCACCCATCCATCCCACGGCCCAGGGGGACCAGGGCCCAGAAGGCAGCTTTGGTCCTGTTGGCTGTCTGCCTGGGAGCCCTTTGGGGGCTAGGGGAGCTACCGGAACACATTCTCCGATGGCTGGTGCTCCACCTGGCCTCCCTGCAGCTGGGACTGCTGTTCAAGGGGGTCTGTTATCTGCCTGAAGAGCTGTGCCATCTCCACTCCAG GTACCAGGGCAGCTACTGGAGGGCTACACGGGCTtgcctgggctgccccattcGCTGTGGAGCTCTGCTCCTGCTGTCCTGCTATTTCTACGGCTCCCTCCCAAACATAGCTGGCCTGCCCTTCACTTGGATGCTTGCCCTCCTCGGCCTCTCACAGGCACTAAATATCCTCCTGGAGCTCCAG GGCCTAGCCCCAGCTGAGGTCTCTGCAGTCTGTGAAAAAAGGAACTTCAACGTGGCCCATGGGCTGGCATGGTCATACTTTATTGGGTACCTGCGGCTAATCCTGCCAG GGCTTCCAGCCCGGATACAGGCATTGCACAACAACATGCTACAGGGCATAGGGAGCCATCGGCTGCACATCCTCTTGCCATTGGACTGTGGGGTGCCTGATGACCTGAGTGTGGTCGATCCCAACATTCGCTTCCTATATGAGCTGCCCCAGCAAAGTGCTGACCGTGCTGGCATCAAGCGCCGGGTTTACACCAACAGCGTCTATGAACTTCGGGAAAAAGGGCAACCG GCAGGTATCTGTGTCCTGGAGTATGCCACCCCGTTGCAGACCCTTTTTGCCATGTCACAGGATGGCCGAGCTGGCTTTAGCCGGGAGGATCGGCTTGAGCAGGCCAAACTCTTCTGCCGGACGCTTGAAGACATCCTGGCAGATGCCCCTGAGTTGCAGAACAACTGCCGCCTCATTGTCTACCAAG AACCTGCAGAGGGCAGCAGCTTCTCCCTGTCACAGGAGATTCTCCGGCACCTGcggcaggaggaaagggaggttACTATGGGCAGCATGGACACCTCGATCGTACACAGCTCCTCTACACTGTCCCAAGAGCCCAATCTCTTCATCAGTGGCTTGGAACAGCCTCTCCCACTCCGCACAGATGTCTTCTGA
- the STING1 gene encoding stimulator of interferon genes protein isoform X2 produces the protein MLQASLHPSIPRPRGTRAQKAALVLLAVCLGALWGLGELPEHILRWLVLHLASLQLGLLFKGVCYLPEELCHLHSRYQGSYWRATRACLGCPIRCGALLLLSCYFYGSLPNIAGLPFTWMLALLGLSQALNILLELQGLAPAEVSAVCEKRNFNVAHGLAWSYFIGYLRLILPGLPARIQALHNNMLQGIGSHRLHILLPLDCGVPDDLSVVDPNIRFLYELPQQSADRAGIKRRVYTNSVYELREKGQPDGRAGFSREDRLEQAKLFCRTLEDILADAPELQNNCRLIVYQEPAEGSSFSLSQEILRHLRQEEREVTMGSMDTSIVHSSSTLSQEPNLFISGLEQPLPLRTDVF, from the exons ATGCTCCAGGCTAGCCTGCACCCATCCATCCCACGGCCCAGGGGGACCAGGGCCCAGAAGGCAGCTTTGGTCCTGTTGGCTGTCTGCCTGGGAGCCCTTTGGGGGCTAGGGGAGCTACCGGAACACATTCTCCGATGGCTGGTGCTCCACCTGGCCTCCCTGCAGCTGGGACTGCTGTTCAAGGGGGTCTGTTATCTGCCTGAAGAGCTGTGCCATCTCCACTCCAG GTACCAGGGCAGCTACTGGAGGGCTACACGGGCTtgcctgggctgccccattcGCTGTGGAGCTCTGCTCCTGCTGTCCTGCTATTTCTACGGCTCCCTCCCAAACATAGCTGGCCTGCCCTTCACTTGGATGCTTGCCCTCCTCGGCCTCTCACAGGCACTAAATATCCTCCTGGAGCTCCAG GGCCTAGCCCCAGCTGAGGTCTCTGCAGTCTGTGAAAAAAGGAACTTCAACGTGGCCCATGGGCTGGCATGGTCATACTTTATTGGGTACCTGCGGCTAATCCTGCCAG GGCTTCCAGCCCGGATACAGGCATTGCACAACAACATGCTACAGGGCATAGGGAGCCATCGGCTGCACATCCTCTTGCCATTGGACTGTGGGGTGCCTGATGACCTGAGTGTGGTCGATCCCAACATTCGCTTCCTATATGAGCTGCCCCAGCAAAGTGCTGACCGTGCTGGCATCAAGCGCCGGGTTTACACCAACAGCGTCTATGAACTTCGGGAAAAAGGGCAACCG GATGGCCGAGCTGGCTTTAGCCGGGAGGATCGGCTTGAGCAGGCCAAACTCTTCTGCCGGACGCTTGAAGACATCCTGGCAGATGCCCCTGAGTTGCAGAACAACTGCCGCCTCATTGTCTACCAAG AACCTGCAGAGGGCAGCAGCTTCTCCCTGTCACAGGAGATTCTCCGGCACCTGcggcaggaggaaagggaggttACTATGGGCAGCATGGACACCTCGATCGTACACAGCTCCTCTACACTGTCCCAAGAGCCCAATCTCTTCATCAGTGGCTTGGAACAGCCTCTCCCACTCCGCACAGATGTCTTCTGA